One Carassius gibelio isolate Cgi1373 ecotype wild population from Czech Republic chromosome A7, carGib1.2-hapl.c, whole genome shotgun sequence DNA window includes the following coding sequences:
- the LOC128016706 gene encoding microtubule-actin cross-linking factor 1, isoforms 6/7 isoform X5, whose protein sequence is MGGKLSKRKKGYDVNDPKEKKEESVGAAVEPAEKKAGTPVTESEAAPQEAAAVSAAPPVVESEAPAEKCASHSAAQPEVKMDDAAPEKPVAKTEASTAAPKEPESAPEKPAAVPESQAAEVPASASEATAVEATAATQEEPAAEVPAAASEATAVEATAATQEEPAAEEPAAEEPAAEVPAAEVPAAASEATAATQEEPAAEVPEAASEATSATQEEPAAALEIPAVAPEVSAAKELADAPEASAAEDPSATPEEPVTKEPAAAPVVEECAAAPKAPVTANPVAATEKPAAAPEIPVTEELGSEPPAAAPEEHATVPEAEDSAVALKDPAPVLEEPVLSPKLEALPVEPVTEKAVEKVVEEAENTSELSTEITDTTEVTPEPETVTEAAAPEPVAMSAPVFEPVSKELSSEVEMTVPSPEEPTPVTEPESETAPPPEVTLTQASPEPSPEEPTQPEPMAEQKSADESIPAIVILESTSTNELCLEEPASTVTDLKLNNGDCESAGSAEESVLTLPEVNGECHEQASDIAPTEVFESPVEACINGVKDKEPPQELSDCELKKELSLGADFQGPAPIGDMVEVPQ, encoded by the exons ATGGGAGGCAAGCTAAGCAAACGGAAAAAGGGATACGATGTCAATGACCCTAAGGAGAAGAAAGAGGAGAGTGTTGGGGCAGCAGTTGAACCAGCTGAGAAAAAGGCAGGGACCCCTGTGACTGAGTCGGAAGCTGCACCTCAGGAGGCTGCTGCAGTAAGTGCAGCTCCACCAGTGGTAGAGTCTGAGGCACCAGCAGAGAAGTGTGCCTCTCATTCAGCAGCACAACCAGAGGTGAAGATGGATGATGCCGCACCAGAAAAACCAGTGGCTAAAACAGAGGCATCTACAGCTGCACCCAAGGAACCAGAAAGTGCTCCAGAGAAACCAGCAGCTGTACCAGAGTCACAAGCAGCAGAGGTACCAGCATCTGCATCAGAGGCAACAGCAGTAGAGGCAACAGCTGCTACACAAGAAGAACCAGCAGCAGAGGTACCAGCAGCTGCATCAGAGGCAACAGCAGTAGAGGCAACAG CTGCTACACAAGAGGAACCAGCAGCAGAG GAACCAGCAGCAGAGGAACCAGCAGCAGAGGTACCAGCAGCAGAGGTACCAGCAGCTGCATCCGAGGCAACAGCTGCTACACAAGAGGAACCAGCAGCAGAGGTACCAGAAGCTGCATCAGAGGCAACATCTGCTACACAAGAGGAACCAGCAGCTGCATTAGAGATACCAGCAGTGGCACCAGAGGTATCAGCAGCCAAGGAACTTGCAGATGCACCAGAAGCATCAGCAGCCGAGGACCCTTCAGCTACACCTGAGGAACCAGTGACAAAAGAACCTGCAGCTGCACCAGTAGTAGAGGAATGTGCAGCTGCACCTAAGGCACCAGTGACAGCGAACCCTGTGGCTGCAACAGAAAAACCAGCCGCTGCGCCAGAGATACCTGTGACAGAGGAACTAGGATCTGAGCCACCTGCAGCTGCACCTGAGGAACATGCAACTGTCCCAGAGGCTGAGGATTCTGCAGTTGCACTCAAGGATCCTGCACCTGTGCTAGAAGAGCCTGTATTGTCACCTAAACTTGAAGCTTTGCCAGTGGAACCTGTCACAGAGAAAGCAGTGGAGAAAGTGGTTGAGGAGGCTGAAAATACCAGTGAATTGTCCACCGAAATTACAGACACCACTGAGGTTACACCAGAACCAGAGACTGTTACTGAGGCAGCAGCTCCAGAGCCAGTCGCCATGTCTGCCCCAGTGTTTGAACCGGTCTCCAAGGAATTGAGTTCAGAGGTTGAGATGACTGTGCCTTCGCCAGAGGAACCCACACCAGTCACAGAGCCTGAATCTGAAACTGCTCCACCCCCTGAGGTTACACTAACACAAGCAAGTCCTGAGCCATCCCCAGAGGAGCCAACACAACCCGAGCCTATGGCAGAACAAAAGAGTGCAGATGAGTCCATTCCTGCAATCGTCATCTTAGAATCAACCTCAACCAATGAGCTATGCCTTGAGGAACCTGCCTCAACTGTCACagatctgaagctgaataatgGAGACTGTGAGAGTGCTGGGTCAGCAGAGGAATCTGTGTTGACTCTCCCTGAGGTAAATGGAGAATGCCATGAGCAAGCATCAGACATAGCCCCTACGGAGGTCTTTGAGTCCCCAGTTGAGGCATGTATAAATGGTGTGAAGGACAAAGAACCCCCTCAAGAGCTAAGTGACTGTGAACTGAAAAAGGAGTTGAGTTTGGGTGCTGACTTTCAGGGTCCAGCTCCAATTGGCGACATGGTAGAAGTGCCACAGTGA